Proteins from a genomic interval of Brienomyrus brachyistius isolate T26 unplaced genomic scaffold, BBRACH_0.4 scaffold99, whole genome shotgun sequence:
- the LOC125727490 gene encoding sterile alpha motif domain-containing protein 3-like, with the protein MYAFKAYPTKEDFETVAKALVQTHPCLKETGSHSGWNGWKNSLKFKMGNYRTKMRQLGRLDVTVNGGKRRSDTTNGDPPNTQIKKPKKGEINFLPDFPEGMTDQNMEVAREVLVNEMMKTKPKESLVKKEMDVTFAFRRKEIVNEKPAISQVVHRWPALFTENQVYYEFGRVVGKNLRENFLDALDNLSPSLMDLFKKKKGLTGQLLAELLYQTKTTEPTDVRCLCLRGLPVTLGDDPSAFFKTCFDTADNDLYRQTPVGLLFIGEENLKLNPSKVGIILEGNVVMDDLANLPQAFYVLFGLIYALHLDYPRYMKNTFCFVQQVMFNLGKSELPPKIQTLKNQLAV; encoded by the exons ATGTATGCATTTAAAGCATACCCAACAAAGGAAGATTTTGAGACTGTTGCTAAGGCTttagtgcaaacacacccatgccTTAAAGAAACTGGGTCACACTCTGGCTGGAATGGTTGGAAGAATAGCCTTAAGTTCAAAATGGGTAATTATAGAACCAAAATGCGGCAGCTGGGTCGACTTGATGTTACTGTCAATGGTGGCAAGCGAAGAAGTGACACTACAAATGGCGATCCTCCAAACACACAGATCAAGAAGCCAAAGAAAGGGGAAATAAATTTCCTGCCTGATTTTCCAGAGGGGATGACTGACCAAAACATGGAAGTAGCTCGTGAGGTTCTGGTCAATGAAATGATGAAGACAAAGCCAAAGGAATCCCTGGTTAAGAAAGAGATGGATGTGACGTTTGCTTTTCGCAGAAAGGAGATTGTCAATGAGAAGCCTGCCATCAGCCAGGTGGTGCATCGTTGGCCAGCTCTTTTTACAGAAAATCAG GTTTATTATGAATTTGGCAGAGTGGTAGGGAAAAATCTCAGAGAGAACTTCTTGGATGCACTTGACAATTTGTCTCCAAGCCTCATGGACCTCTTCAAAAAGAAGAAAGGCCTTACTGGTCAGCTTTTGGCTGAACTTTTATACCAGACAAAG ACAACTGAGCCAACAGACGTCAGATGCCTTTGTCTTCGGGGACTGCCGGTCACCTTGGGCGATGATCCTTCTGCCTTCTTCAAGACCTGCTTT GACACAGCTGACAATGACTTGTACAGGCAAACTCCAGTGGGATTGCTTTTCATTGGTGAAGAGAACCTTAAGCTGAACCCATCCAAAGTGGGAATCATCTTGGAAGGGAATGTGGTGATGGATGATCTGGCCAACCTTCCTCAGGCCTTCTATGTCCTTTTTGGACTGATATATGCCCTGCACCTGGACTATCCCAGATACATGAAAAACACTTTTTGCTTTGTTCAGCAGGTGATGTTTAACCTGGGTAAAAGTGAGCTGCCACCAAAAATTCAGACTCTGAAAAACCAACTTGCAGTGTAA